GTGTTTCCCGCGACAGCGGCAGGATCGCGCTTACAGGGACGCCGCGGGTAGCGGCGTCCCGCCAGGTCTACATCCTGGACGGCGATGGCGCGAGCAGACAACTCGTGAGCAAGCTGCTCTACGGCTCCCTGGGGTCCTGGTCGCCGGACGGGCGCCTGCTCCTCGTGGGCGCGTTCGTGTCCGGCGAGACTTCGAGCCGCTTCTATGCCCTCGCTCCCTACGAGGATGAGGCAGTCGACCTCGGGTTCTACCGCGCCACGCCATCGTGGTCTCCGGACGGACGGCGCGTGGCGGGGTTCGAGGGCAACGACCTGGTGATCTTCGAGCTGGAGTCGCGTTCTGCGAAGCGGGCCCCGCTTGGCCAGCGCGTCGAAGGCGCGACCGCGGGCCAGCTCTCTGGCGGGCTCGTCTGGAGCAACGACGGTGCCTACGTCTCCGCCGCGGGTACTGTGGTCGAAGCTGCCACCGGCCGGATCGTCCACCAGCAGCCCGTCGAAGTGGTCTTTACCTCCGCGTCGCCGGACGGGCGCTGGGTAGCGGCCTCGACGACGGGCGTGCCCTGTGGAGGCACGTCCCGCGTTTCCACACGCAGCCCGGCCTCACCGAACAAGACTTTCGCCACGGATATGTCAGGCGGCCGTACGCTGGAACTCCTGGGCTGCGGCGATGGCTTCTTCACGGCCCAGCGCTGGCTCTCCCCGAGCGCGCTCCTGCTCAGCGGGACGCCCTGCACCACGGGCTGCACCGTGCCGCCGACGGCCGTGCTACTGGCGTCGTTGCCGGACGGCAGAGTGCGCAGCCTCACGGACGCCGGCGGCGAGGTCCTTGCCTCGGCGGCTCCTTCGCCTGACGGCGAACGGGTCCTGGTCGGCGGGCGGGCGCTGCGGCTGTACAGCGGCCGGGGCGACCTCCTGCGGACGATAGAGGCGCCGCCCGGAATGTACGTCACGGGGCTCTCGTGGGCCGCCGACGGGCGCACCTTCGCCTACGTCGTGGGCCCAAGAGTGGTCAGCAGCACGCCTTAGTCGGCTTGACCCCCACTCTGCGCGCGGAGGAGTCTAGGAGCATGGCCTCCCGGGCGCTCATCGCCTTCGACTGCTCCTCAGTCCCCCCGCAGCCTGCCGGCGCCGGTATGTACACGCTGAACCTCCTGCGCGCACTCGCCCGCATCGACGCCGGCCACGACTACCTGGTCTACGCCCGCTCTCACACGCTCCCGCTGCTCGGCGGCCTGCCCGCCAACTTCAAGGTGCGGGACATCGGCCCGAGGTCGCGCTGGGGGCGGCTGCTCTGGGAACAGACCCTGCTACCGCTGGACCTGCGGCGCCGGGGCGCCCGCCTGATGCACTCGCCCCACCACACCACGCCACTGCTCTGGTGTCCCTGCCCTCGCGCAGTCACGGTCCATGACGTAACCTTCTTCATCCTGCCGGAGCGCTACCCGCTCGCGCGCCGGCTCTACTTTCAGGCGCTGACGATGGCCGCGGCGCGCCGGGCGCGGGCAGTAATCGTCCCCAGC
This portion of the Dehalococcoidia bacterium genome encodes:
- a CDS encoding LuxR C-terminal-related transcriptional regulator, which gives rise to MAEGRNRPNAKLTPREQDVLELMRVGLNDDQIATQLDISPAGVRFYVGEVIAKLGVSSRQAAAAWKPPEEPTTWQKVAAALRRPRAPRLTRLRAFVLLALGIVAALYVWGIFFPAEEEAPRTGVSVQWLAVDPPPVDLRESARPYAGMTADGAEDIWRVYVADLGGSPRLLHETRRRAGTSVFLDDGSAVITAFSSQTGLGETVTGFVALDPRDGSVLWERVFSSSAGARVSRDSGRIALTGTPRVAASRQVYILDGDGASRQLVSKLLYGSLGSWSPDGRLLLVGAFVSGETSSRFYALAPYEDEAVDLGFYRATPSWSPDGRRVAGFEGNDLVIFELESRSAKRAPLGQRVEGATAGQLSGGLVWSNDGAYVSAAGTVVEAATGRIVHQQPVEVVFTSASPDGRWVAASTTGVPCGGTSRVSTRSPASPNKTFATDMSGGRTLELLGCGDGFFTAQRWLSPSALLLSGTPCTTGCTVPPTAVLLASLPDGRVRSLTDAGGEVLASAAPSPDGERVLVGGRALRLYSGRGDLLRTIEAPPGMYVTGLSWAADGRTFAYVVGPRVVSSTP